Proteins from a single region of Bogoriella caseilytica:
- a CDS encoding carbohydrate ABC transporter permease, translating to MTQLHGTAGLGAEAVARREPENPAEQKRPRRRLSLGRVAAWAVMIAMLLITIFPFYWMLRTALSSNSALYANATSLLPVDFSWGGFERVFGLQTVDEAIAQGGSGAQLNFWLYLRNSVIVATGITVCQVFFSAMAAYAFSRLRWRGRNLVFSAFLLSLMVPIIFTLLPNFLLIRDLGLIDTLFGIMLPGLFMAPFAIFFLRQFFMNVPLEIEEAALIDGASKVRVFFALIIPMSAAPIATISILTYITAWNDYFWPLMVSYTDDSRVLTVALGAFSAQSPQSGPDWSGLMAATLVAALPMIVLFSLFAKRIVNSIGFTGIK from the coding sequence ATGACTCAACTTCATGGCACCGCCGGCCTGGGCGCCGAAGCCGTCGCCCGGCGCGAACCCGAGAATCCCGCGGAGCAGAAGCGCCCGCGCCGCCGCCTGAGCCTGGGCCGCGTGGCCGCCTGGGCGGTGATGATCGCGATGCTGCTGATCACGATCTTCCCCTTCTACTGGATGCTCCGCACCGCACTGTCCAGCAACAGCGCCCTGTACGCCAACGCCACCTCGCTGCTGCCCGTCGACTTCAGCTGGGGCGGCTTCGAGCGGGTCTTCGGCCTGCAGACCGTGGACGAGGCCATCGCCCAGGGCGGTTCGGGAGCGCAGCTGAACTTCTGGCTGTACCTGCGGAACTCGGTGATCGTGGCCACCGGCATCACGGTGTGCCAGGTGTTCTTCTCCGCCATGGCGGCCTACGCCTTCTCCCGGCTCCGCTGGAGGGGCCGGAACCTGGTCTTCAGCGCCTTCCTGCTCTCGCTGATGGTGCCGATCATCTTCACCCTGCTCCCGAACTTCCTGCTCATCCGGGATCTCGGCCTGATCGACACCCTGTTCGGCATCATGTTGCCGGGGTTGTTCATGGCCCCCTTCGCGATCTTCTTCCTCCGGCAGTTCTTCATGAACGTGCCGCTGGAGATCGAGGAGGCGGCGCTGATCGACGGGGCCTCCAAGGTGCGGGTGTTCTTCGCCCTGATCATCCCGATGTCGGCCGCCCCGATCGCGACGATCTCGATCCTGACCTACATCACCGCCTGGAACGACTACTTCTGGCCGCTGATGGTCTCCTACACCGACGACTCCCGCGTGCTGACCGTCGCCCTGGGCGCCTTCAGCGCACAGAGCCCGCAGTCGGGGCCGGACTGGTCCGGTCTGATGGCCGCCACGCTGGTGGCCGCCCTGCCGATGATCGTCCTGTTCTCCCTGTTCGCGAAGCGGATCGTCAACTCCATCGGCTTCACCGGAATCAAGTGA
- a CDS encoding carbohydrate ABC transporter permease produces MATTTEDAVPRSVPEGVKKRRDDSRLAWLFILPALIGLLLFYFWPLVRGIALSFTSWDLLSPAQFIGAENYVRMVQDPVFWNAVRVTLYYVVLNIGIQTVVALVIAVLMQRLTRSAMLRSLILAPYLVSNVVAALVFFWILDFQLGIGNQLLEWIGLSRIGFFTTEAWAIPTIAGVNVWRHMGYTALLIFAGLQAIPSNLYEAGRVDGASEVRMFRSITVPLLRPILGLVLIISVIGSFQVFDTVSVTTGGGPVNASRVLQLYIYENAFAEFNFGYAAALSVAMLAILIVVTFAQYRVTRAGQTDLN; encoded by the coding sequence GTGGCCACCACTACCGAAGACGCCGTCCCCCGGTCCGTGCCCGAGGGGGTGAAGAAAAGACGCGACGATTCCCGGCTGGCCTGGCTGTTCATCCTACCCGCGCTGATCGGCCTGCTGCTGTTCTACTTCTGGCCCCTGGTGCGCGGGATCGCGCTCAGCTTCACCTCCTGGGATCTGCTCTCTCCAGCGCAGTTCATCGGAGCAGAGAACTACGTACGGATGGTCCAGGACCCGGTGTTCTGGAACGCCGTGCGCGTGACGCTGTACTACGTGGTGCTGAACATCGGCATCCAGACGGTGGTCGCGCTCGTCATCGCGGTGCTGATGCAACGACTCACGCGCTCGGCGATGCTGCGCTCGCTCATCCTGGCCCCCTACCTGGTCTCGAACGTGGTGGCCGCCCTGGTGTTCTTCTGGATCCTCGACTTCCAGCTCGGCATCGGCAACCAGCTGCTCGAATGGATCGGGCTCAGCCGCATCGGCTTCTTCACCACCGAAGCCTGGGCGATCCCCACCATCGCCGGCGTGAATGTCTGGCGACACATGGGCTACACGGCCCTGCTCATCTTCGCCGGGCTCCAGGCGATCCCCAGCAACCTGTACGAGGCCGGCCGCGTGGACGGGGCCTCGGAGGTACGCATGTTCCGCTCCATCACCGTGCCGCTGCTGCGACCCATCCTCGGCCTAGTGCTGATCATCTCGGTGATCGGCTCCTTCCAGGTCTTCGACACGGTCTCGGTCACCACCGGCGGCGGCCCGGTCAACGCCAGCCGGGTGCTGCAGCTGTACATCTACGAGAACGCCTTCGCCGAATTCAACTTCGGCTACGCCGCGGCCCTGAGCGTGGCAATGCTCGCCATCTTGATCGTGGTGACCTTCGCCCAGTACCGCGTCACCCGCGCCGGCCAGACCGACCTGAACTGA
- a CDS encoding Gfo/Idh/MocA family protein, giving the protein MTISIGFAGAGQFAGTFMNLFDLHPDVHAVYATDVLPGRAEEHVERYGLAGTFPDFEAMLASDVDAVAIFTQRWTHGPLVLQALEAGKHVYSAVPMALTAQEIEDIIAKVGETGLTYMMGETSYYNPAVVYARQKIVSGEWGRVFYSEGDYVHDMDNGFYAAYQFSGGEDWKATASYPPMLYPTHAVGGVLGAVPTHAVSVSCIGIPDDRGDGVFDRQVSMFDNDYSNMSALFELADGGVMRTNEFRRVGHPAAAHESRFRFYGTDGVMEQTSTSASESDRNTISDIGDLFRTRIDVDADSAEYQNLDPALLNSFRSGTAPVHDRSRLPQSYEGASNGHEGSHHFLADDFVRAVTTGTMPPVNAWVAARFTLPGIVAFESARRNGERLPIPDFGNAPE; this is encoded by the coding sequence ATGACCATCTCCATCGGTTTCGCCGGCGCCGGGCAGTTCGCCGGGACCTTCATGAACCTCTTCGATCTGCACCCTGACGTCCACGCCGTCTACGCCACCGACGTGCTCCCCGGGCGCGCCGAGGAACACGTGGAGCGCTACGGCCTGGCCGGGACCTTCCCCGACTTCGAGGCCATGCTTGCCTCCGACGTCGATGCGGTGGCCATCTTCACCCAGCGCTGGACGCACGGGCCGCTGGTGCTGCAGGCCCTCGAGGCCGGCAAGCACGTCTACTCCGCGGTGCCCATGGCACTCACCGCGCAGGAGATCGAGGACATCATCGCCAAGGTCGGTGAGACCGGCCTGACCTACATGATGGGCGAGACCAGCTACTACAACCCCGCCGTGGTCTACGCGCGCCAGAAGATCGTCTCCGGCGAGTGGGGCCGGGTCTTCTACTCCGAGGGCGACTACGTCCACGACATGGACAACGGCTTCTACGCCGCCTACCAGTTCAGCGGCGGTGAGGACTGGAAGGCGACCGCCAGCTACCCGCCGATGCTCTACCCCACGCACGCCGTGGGCGGTGTGCTCGGCGCCGTGCCCACCCACGCGGTGAGCGTGAGCTGCATCGGGATCCCGGACGACCGCGGCGACGGCGTCTTCGACCGGCAGGTCTCCATGTTCGACAACGACTACTCGAACATGTCCGCGCTCTTCGAACTCGCCGATGGCGGCGTCATGCGCACCAACGAGTTCCGCCGCGTGGGCCACCCGGCCGCCGCTCACGAGTCCCGGTTCCGCTTCTACGGCACCGACGGCGTCATGGAGCAGACCTCGACCTCCGCGAGTGAGAGCGACCGGAACACCATCAGCGACATCGGCGACCTGTTCCGCACCAGGATCGACGTCGACGCCGATTCCGCGGAGTACCAGAACCTCGACCCCGCCCTGCTGAACAGCTTCCGCAGCGGCACCGCGCCGGTCCACGACCGCAGCCGGCTCCCGCAGTCCTACGAGGGCGCCAGCAACGGGCACGAGGGCTCGCACCACTTCCTGGCCGATGACTTCGTCCGTGCGGTCACCACCGGCACGATGCCGCCGGTGAACGCCTGGGTCGCGGCCCGCTTCACCCTGCCGGGCATCGTCGCCTTCGAGTCCGCGCGCCGCAACGGCGAGCGCCTGCCCATCCCCGACTTCGGGAACGCCCCCGAGTAG
- the melA gene encoding alpha-galactosidase: MTHSRMNGVKVALIGAGGFVFPFRLIGDLLSFPALRDAQLCLMDIDSERLANVAGATRELVAHHGFPTQVQETTDQREALRDADIVIITFQVGGVEAYRHDVDIPRRYGVDQTVGDTVGPGGVFRFLRSVPAYRALAEDARELCPEAQFINYANPMAMATAYLNAQGLRTVGLCHSVQGTTRMLARTLDVPYDEVSYRCAGINHQAWILEFRRGTEDLYPRLRETMLARHQPGRGAQDLVADDGDHSGAADAASTYEGGNEQVRTAIMDAFGYFQTESSHHASEYLPYFRKNPALVEEFIPQRWDYYEICAAHDVTGDLSEQLTALKDHLAPSVEYGASIVNSIVTGTPSVVYGNVPNHGAIIENLPADACVEVPCLVDANGVQPTAQGELPPQLAALNRTNVNVQTLAVRAALTGEVEHVHHAVALDPLTGAQCTLQQIRAMTEELLEAHAAALSEVFPRQHAAPAAGPARP; encoded by the coding sequence ATGACACATTCGAGGATGAATGGGGTCAAAGTCGCCCTCATCGGTGCTGGCGGCTTCGTGTTCCCCTTCCGGCTCATCGGAGACCTGCTGAGCTTCCCTGCCCTGCGCGACGCCCAGCTGTGCCTGATGGATATCGACAGTGAGCGGCTGGCCAATGTGGCCGGTGCTACCCGCGAGCTCGTGGCTCACCACGGCTTCCCCACCCAGGTGCAGGAGACCACCGACCAGCGCGAGGCGCTACGCGACGCCGACATCGTGATCATCACCTTCCAGGTCGGTGGCGTGGAGGCCTACCGCCACGACGTGGACATCCCGCGCCGCTACGGGGTGGATCAGACCGTGGGCGACACGGTCGGGCCCGGCGGGGTGTTCCGCTTCCTGCGCTCGGTCCCCGCCTACCGGGCCCTGGCCGAGGATGCCCGCGAACTCTGTCCGGAGGCGCAGTTCATCAACTACGCCAACCCGATGGCGATGGCCACCGCGTACCTGAACGCCCAGGGCCTGCGCACCGTGGGCCTGTGCCACAGCGTGCAGGGCACCACCCGGATGCTGGCCCGCACCCTCGACGTCCCCTACGACGAGGTGAGCTACCGCTGCGCCGGCATCAACCACCAGGCCTGGATCCTGGAGTTCCGGCGCGGCACGGAAGATCTGTACCCGCGCCTGCGCGAGACCATGCTCGCCCGGCACCAGCCGGGCCGCGGCGCGCAGGATCTCGTCGCCGACGACGGCGACCATAGCGGGGCCGCCGACGCCGCGAGCACCTACGAGGGCGGGAACGAACAGGTCCGGACCGCGATCATGGACGCCTTCGGCTACTTCCAGACCGAGTCCAGCCACCACGCCTCGGAGTACCTGCCCTACTTCCGCAAGAACCCCGCTCTGGTCGAGGAGTTCATCCCCCAGCGGTGGGACTACTACGAGATCTGCGCCGCCCACGACGTCACCGGGGATCTCAGCGAGCAGCTCACTGCCCTGAAGGACCACCTCGCCCCCTCGGTGGAGTACGGCGCGAGCATCGTCAACTCGATCGTCACCGGGACCCCGAGCGTGGTCTACGGCAACGTGCCCAACCACGGCGCAATCATCGAGAACCTCCCCGCCGATGCCTGCGTGGAGGTGCCGTGCCTGGTCGACGCGAACGGGGTCCAGCCCACCGCCCAGGGCGAGCTGCCACCGCAGCTGGCGGCGCTGAACCGCACCAACGTCAACGTCCAGACCCTGGCCGTGCGCGCCGCGCTCACCGGCGAGGTCGAGCACGTCCACCACGCCGTCGCCCTCGATCCGCTCACCGGCGCGCAGTGCACGCTCCAGCAGATCCGCGCGATGACCGAGGAACTTCTCGAGGCCCACGCCGCCGCCCTGAGCGAGGTCTTCCCCCGCCAGCACGCTGCCCCGGCCGCCGGGCCGGCCCGACCCTGA
- a CDS encoding helix-turn-helix domain-containing protein produces MRGGMGTVDDDVVTVPPALWARHGAPLPMQRPHRHDDIELNFVESGQLEYLFGGTHVRVGPGEIAVFWGATPHRLTEPVAHDGEVSWVHIPLATALSWSLPAEGLAVLLRSTPLVLDAEVVRCDLAAQFATWQADLLEEDATAALLEVQALVRRVLHHADAASTGEDVSGGGPEQMSTAVAIARYVAEHFREPISAADVAAATHLNPTYAMTLFRQTVGCTIGTYLTRCRVAEAQRLLIGTSMTTVDVAHAAGFGSQSTFYSHFTRTCGRAPGAYRAAMQHDARSRG; encoded by the coding sequence ATGCGTGGGGGCATGGGAACGGTCGACGACGACGTCGTCACGGTGCCCCCTGCCCTGTGGGCGCGGCACGGGGCGCCGTTGCCTATGCAACGCCCGCACCGCCACGACGACATCGAACTCAACTTCGTCGAGTCCGGGCAGCTGGAGTACCTCTTCGGTGGCACGCACGTGCGCGTGGGCCCCGGGGAGATCGCGGTGTTCTGGGGCGCCACCCCGCACCGGTTGACCGAGCCGGTGGCGCACGACGGCGAGGTGAGCTGGGTGCACATCCCCCTGGCCACCGCGCTGAGCTGGTCTCTACCGGCGGAGGGTCTGGCCGTGCTGCTGCGCTCGACGCCGCTGGTGCTGGACGCCGAGGTGGTCAGGTGTGACCTGGCGGCCCAGTTCGCCACCTGGCAGGCCGATCTGCTCGAGGAGGACGCCACCGCAGCGCTGCTGGAGGTGCAGGCCCTGGTGCGGCGGGTGCTGCATCACGCTGATGCGGCGTCCACCGGTGAGGACGTCAGCGGGGGCGGTCCGGAGCAGATGAGCACGGCGGTGGCCATCGCCCGGTACGTCGCCGAGCACTTCCGCGAGCCGATCTCCGCCGCCGACGTCGCGGCTGCCACGCACCTCAATCCCACCTACGCCATGACTCTCTTCCGGCAGACGGTGGGCTGCACCATCGGCACCTATCTCACCCGGTGCCGGGTGGCCGAGGCACAGCGCCTGCTCATCGGGACGTCCATGACCACCGTGGACGTGGCACACGCGGCCGGCTTCGGCTCGCAGAGCACGTTCTACTCCCATTTCACCCGCACCTGCGGACGGGCCCCCGGCGCCTACCGGGCCGCCATGCAGCACGATGCGCGCTCCCGTGGATAG
- a CDS encoding MFS transporter: MDSPSQGSGTQQIAQALAVDEAAQQRLHRRTLAVVVLSQVLGGAGLAAGITVGALLAQDMLGSDGLTGLPTALFTVGSAASAFLIGRFTQRLGRRLGLGLGFTAGALGAAGVVVAAVLGSAPLLFLALFIYGAGTAANLQARYAGTDLALPAQRGTAVSVALVSTTLGAVAGPNLVEPLGTLATGLGIPALAGPFLLAGVAYLAAGLALLALLRPDPFLVARELEVIAAGPPVAGQPPEESPPPATGAYVGAAVMVLAQISMVAIMTMTPVHMRAHHHDLGEVGLVIGIHVGAMYLPSLLTGVLVDKIGRTAVALASGVTLLLAGVVAAVAPGDSLGLLILALALLGIGWNFGVIAGTALVVDGTVPANRARTQGSIDVLIALAGAGGGVASGAVMSATSYGTLSLAGGVLALLLIPVLLWARRRPAGV; the protein is encoded by the coding sequence GTGGATAGCCCGAGCCAGGGCTCTGGCACACAGCAGATCGCCCAGGCGCTCGCCGTCGATGAGGCGGCGCAGCAGCGCCTGCATCGGCGCACCCTGGCCGTGGTCGTCCTCAGCCAGGTGCTCGGTGGTGCCGGCTTGGCGGCCGGCATCACCGTGGGTGCGCTGCTGGCGCAGGACATGCTCGGCTCGGATGGGCTCACCGGGCTTCCCACGGCGCTGTTCACCGTGGGCTCGGCTGCGTCCGCCTTCCTCATCGGGCGCTTCACTCAGCGCCTGGGCCGGCGCCTCGGGCTGGGCCTGGGCTTCACGGCCGGGGCGCTCGGCGCCGCGGGCGTGGTGGTGGCCGCGGTGCTCGGCAGTGCGCCGCTGCTGTTCCTGGCGCTGTTCATCTACGGGGCCGGGACGGCGGCCAATCTGCAGGCCCGCTACGCCGGAACCGACCTGGCGCTCCCGGCCCAGCGCGGCACCGCGGTGAGCGTGGCGCTGGTCTCGACCACGCTCGGCGCCGTCGCGGGCCCGAACCTCGTGGAGCCGCTGGGCACGCTCGCCACCGGCCTGGGCATCCCGGCGCTGGCTGGGCCCTTCCTGCTGGCCGGGGTGGCGTACCTCGCGGCCGGCCTGGCACTCCTGGCCCTGTTGCGCCCGGACCCCTTCCTGGTGGCGCGCGAGCTGGAGGTCATCGCGGCTGGCCCGCCGGTGGCGGGCCAGCCGCCCGAAGAGTCGCCGCCGCCCGCCACGGGGGCCTACGTGGGCGCCGCGGTCATGGTGCTCGCGCAGATCTCGATGGTGGCGATCATGACGATGACGCCGGTGCACATGCGCGCCCACCACCACGACCTGGGTGAGGTAGGCCTGGTGATCGGCATCCACGTGGGCGCGATGTACCTGCCCTCCCTGCTCACCGGCGTGCTGGTGGACAAGATCGGCCGCACGGCTGTGGCGCTCGCCTCCGGCGTCACCCTCTTGCTGGCCGGCGTCGTGGCGGCGGTGGCGCCCGGTGACTCCCTCGGCCTGCTGATCCTGGCGCTGGCACTGCTGGGCATCGGATGGAACTTCGGCGTCATCGCCGGCACCGCGCTGGTCGTGGACGGCACGGTGCCCGCCAATCGCGCCCGCACCCAGGGCAGTATCGACGTGCTGATCGCGCTCGCCGGAGCGGGCGGAGGCGTGGCCTCGGGGGCCGTGATGTCCGCGACCAGCTACGGCACCCTCTCGCTGGCGGGCGGCGTGCTGGCCCTGCTGCTCATTCCGGTGCTGCTCTGGGCGCGGCGCCGTCCGGCTGGGGTGTGA
- a CDS encoding FAD-dependent oxidoreductase translates to MTATAAATSRPRKRIVIVGGVAGGMSAAARARRLDEHAKIVVLEQGEYVSFANCGLPYSLSGEISSREDLLLHTPSSLSRTLNLDVRTGHRVTSIDRERCEVTANRAGGTERFSYDALILAPGAVAVRPPIDGLDHPAVHTLRTIPDLDAVQEAVAAALRDREPGAGAPQAVVIGAGFIGLEAVEALVGRGLHVHLVELADHVLPPLDAELAALLAQELTAHGVTLHLGVSAQAVTDAADGTTTVALSDGTDLPADLVVVNVGVRPASTLAEEAGLELSARGAIRVDGDQRTSDPHIWAVGDAVEVRHAVTGALGSVPLAGPANRQGRRAADSLSGHRTTPQQRVLGTAIVRVFGMTAAVTGANQSTLRSAGIEYEVVRVHAGHHAGYFPGAEQLHLVASFAPDGRLLGAQGVGRDGVDKRIDVLATALRAEMTADDLAELELAYAPPYGSAKDAVNMLGFVAQNALDGTMPQWHPEELEQVRAHSLVLDVRSAEEYAAGHLDGALHLPHTELRDRLDEVRAAARGRSVAVLCASGVRSYLAVRILRGAGIDARSLSGGWNTLRSLQTAPAPSLAPRVVQRPRRPAELPDLSNRAAAPPLTPQPDGAAPRAAPE, encoded by the coding sequence ATGACCGCCACCGCGGCGGCAACGTCACGCCCACGCAAGCGCATCGTCATCGTCGGTGGTGTGGCCGGCGGCATGAGCGCCGCCGCACGCGCGCGGCGCCTGGACGAGCACGCCAAGATCGTGGTTCTCGAACAGGGCGAGTACGTGAGCTTCGCCAACTGTGGCCTGCCATACTCCCTTTCCGGTGAGATCAGCTCCCGCGAGGACTTGCTCCTGCACACCCCGAGCTCGCTCAGCCGCACGCTCAACCTCGATGTGCGAACCGGCCACCGCGTGACCTCCATCGACCGGGAACGCTGCGAGGTCACCGCCAACCGTGCCGGTGGCACGGAGCGGTTCTCCTACGACGCCCTGATCCTTGCTCCGGGGGCGGTAGCCGTGCGCCCGCCGATCGACGGGCTCGACCACCCAGCCGTGCACACCCTGCGCACCATCCCCGATCTCGACGCCGTCCAGGAAGCAGTGGCCGCAGCGCTCCGCGACCGCGAACCGGGAGCTGGTGCGCCGCAGGCCGTGGTCATCGGGGCCGGCTTCATCGGTCTCGAGGCCGTCGAGGCGCTGGTGGGGCGCGGCCTGCACGTCCATCTCGTCGAGCTCGCCGACCACGTCCTGCCTCCGCTGGATGCCGAGCTCGCCGCGCTGCTCGCCCAGGAACTCACCGCACACGGCGTCACCCTGCACCTCGGCGTCTCCGCCCAGGCGGTCACGGACGCCGCGGACGGCACCACCACGGTGGCGCTGTCCGACGGCACGGACCTGCCGGCTGACCTCGTCGTGGTCAACGTCGGCGTCCGGCCCGCCAGCACACTGGCCGAGGAGGCCGGCCTGGAGCTCAGCGCCCGCGGCGCGATCCGGGTGGACGGCGATCAGCGCACCTCGGATCCGCACATCTGGGCCGTCGGAGACGCCGTGGAGGTCCGCCACGCCGTGACCGGCGCCCTGGGGAGTGTGCCGCTGGCCGGGCCCGCCAACCGCCAGGGACGGCGCGCCGCCGACTCCCTCAGCGGGCACCGCACGACGCCGCAGCAACGCGTGCTCGGCACAGCCATTGTGCGAGTCTTCGGGATGACGGCCGCGGTGACCGGGGCGAACCAGTCCACCCTGCGCTCGGCCGGCATCGAATACGAGGTGGTGCGAGTCCACGCCGGCCACCACGCGGGCTACTTCCCGGGCGCCGAACAGCTTCACCTCGTGGCGAGCTTCGCCCCGGACGGCCGACTGCTCGGCGCGCAGGGCGTGGGCCGGGACGGTGTGGACAAACGGATCGACGTCCTCGCCACCGCCCTGCGCGCGGAGATGACGGCCGACGATCTCGCCGAACTCGAGCTCGCCTACGCCCCGCCCTACGGTTCAGCGAAGGACGCGGTGAACATGCTCGGTTTTGTCGCCCAGAACGCGCTGGACGGGACCATGCCGCAGTGGCACCCCGAGGAGCTTGAGCAAGTCCGCGCACACTCCCTCGTGCTGGATGTCCGCTCAGCCGAGGAGTACGCCGCCGGCCACCTCGACGGCGCGCTGCACCTGCCACACACCGAACTGCGTGACCGCCTCGACGAGGTGCGTGCCGCGGCCCGGGGACGTTCGGTGGCCGTGCTCTGCGCGAGCGGCGTGCGCTCCTACCTCGCCGTGCGCATCCTGCGCGGAGCGGGCATCGATGCCCGCAGCCTCTCCGGCGGCTGGAACACCCTGCGCTCCCTCCAGACCGCCCCTGCACCGTCACTCGCGCCCAGAGTGGTTCAACGACCACGTCGCCCTGCGGAACTGCCAGACCTGAGCAACCGAGCAGCCGCCCCGCCGCTCACACCCCAGCCGGACGGCGCCGCGCCCAGAGCAGCACCGGAATGA
- a CDS encoding rhodanese-like domain-containing protein: protein MTTPSIGARVRALFRRQQGGSTLGSSVSATQAMELVRDGAALIDVRESHEWRAGHAPQAIHIPLAKLDTAHRRLPADSPVLVVCASGMRSRTGAKKLRFAGFEAASVSGGMMAWERSGGAVRR from the coding sequence ATGACGACACCTTCGATCGGCGCCCGCGTACGCGCCCTGTTCCGCCGCCAGCAGGGCGGCAGCACTCTCGGTTCCTCGGTCAGCGCCACGCAGGCCATGGAGCTGGTCCGCGACGGAGCCGCACTCATCGACGTCCGCGAGAGCCACGAGTGGCGCGCCGGGCACGCACCACAGGCGATCCACATCCCCTTGGCTAAGCTCGACACCGCCCACCGGCGCCTGCCTGCCGACTCCCCCGTGCTCGTGGTGTGCGCGAGCGGGATGCGGTCGCGCACGGGCGCGAAGAAGCTGCGCTTCGCCGGTTTCGAGGCAGCCAGCGTCAGCGGCGGGATGATGGCGTGGGAGCGCTCCGGAGGGGCGGTGCGGCGATGA
- a CDS encoding ABC transporter permease, whose protein sequence is MVNQTEAIAPPPPLTRRARTKRLFGQLRLLDTLRRDKIGAIGAVLVVVMTSLALFAPWVAPFDPLAMSSGNRLVSPSTTFLLGSDEAGRDLLSRALYGARTSLVVSLTVVIIAGLVGVTLGLISGYFRGIIDGVTMRFMDIIFAFPTLLLALAVVATLGPEVRNLVIALSIVFVPSFARVTRGAALAISAEPYVEAARSVGVANHRVISRYVLPNVMAPIAVQFTISLANVILVEASLGYLGLGVPPPTPSWGAMLASGKSFIELSMWPSVVPGLFIMVTVLGFNLLGDSLRDSLDPRLRLRN, encoded by the coding sequence GTGGTTAATCAGACCGAAGCCATCGCCCCGCCCCCACCCCTGACACGACGGGCTCGCACGAAGCGACTGTTCGGCCAGTTGAGGCTCCTCGACACCTTGCGTCGGGACAAGATCGGTGCGATCGGCGCCGTGCTCGTGGTCGTGATGACCTCCCTGGCTCTCTTCGCGCCGTGGGTGGCCCCATTCGATCCCTTGGCGATGTCCTCAGGCAACCGCCTGGTCTCCCCCAGTACCACCTTCCTCCTCGGATCGGATGAAGCGGGGCGTGACCTGCTGAGCCGAGCGCTGTACGGCGCGCGAACCTCCTTGGTCGTGAGCTTGACGGTTGTGATCATCGCGGGATTGGTCGGTGTGACTCTGGGGCTGATATCCGGCTACTTCCGGGGCATCATCGACGGCGTCACCATGCGATTCATGGACATCATCTTCGCCTTCCCCACGCTGCTCCTCGCACTGGCGGTGGTGGCAACGCTCGGCCCCGAGGTCCGGAACCTGGTCATCGCGCTGTCGATCGTGTTCGTCCCGAGCTTCGCGAGAGTCACGCGCGGGGCTGCCCTGGCCATCAGCGCCGAACCATACGTAGAGGCGGCGCGGTCCGTAGGCGTGGCAAACCACCGAGTCATCAGTCGCTACGTGCTCCCGAACGTGATGGCACCCATCGCCGTACAGTTCACGATCAGCCTTGCCAATGTCATTCTCGTCGAGGCATCGCTCGGCTACCTGGGCCTGGGTGTTCCCCCGCCGACCCCCTCCTGGGGGGCCATGCTCGCCTCGGGAAAGTCCTTCATCGAACTCTCCATGTGGCCGTCGGTAGTGCCCGGGCTGTTCATCATGGTGACCGTGCTCGGCTTCAATCTGCTGGGTGACTCGCTGCGGGATTCTCTGGACCCGAGGCTGCGCCTGCGCAACTGA
- a CDS encoding ABC transporter permease: MIKAIGLRLLAAIPVLIGISVISFIIVRLVPGDVVDTILGVEYANPEVEAEMRRYFGLDKSMPEQFVDWFGSLLQGDLGFSYRTGRPVLEEILTRFPATAELAISALVISVVIAIPFGVLAATRRNGPLDAATRFTSLLGLSVPNFWLGILMISLFSVHLRWFPSGGSIPFEFSWNYFQYLVLPATALGTSLAAVTVRMTRSSMLEVLGQDYIRTADSKGLRPLSVIGVHGLRNALIPVVTVVGIQAGALLGGTVVIEQVFSWPGLGTLVIQAIGNRDYAVVQGTVLFLAAFFVLVSLIVDILYLYLDPRLRHRG; encoded by the coding sequence ATGATCAAGGCGATCGGGCTGCGACTCCTAGCGGCCATCCCGGTACTGATCGGCATCTCGGTCATTTCGTTCATCATCGTCCGGCTGGTGCCGGGTGACGTCGTCGACACGATCCTGGGTGTCGAGTACGCCAACCCTGAGGTCGAAGCCGAGATGCGGCGCTACTTCGGGCTGGACAAATCCATGCCTGAGCAGTTCGTGGACTGGTTCGGTTCTCTGCTACAGGGAGACCTCGGCTTCTCCTACCGCACCGGCCGGCCTGTGCTGGAGGAGATCCTGACACGGTTCCCCGCCACCGCCGAGCTGGCGATCAGCGCGCTGGTGATCTCCGTGGTCATCGCGATCCCATTCGGCGTTCTCGCCGCAACTCGACGAAACGGCCCGCTCGATGCAGCCACTCGCTTCACCTCACTACTCGGTCTGTCCGTCCCGAACTTCTGGCTCGGGATCCTGATGATCTCGTTGTTCTCGGTACACCTGCGGTGGTTCCCCTCAGGTGGATCGATACCATTCGAGTTCAGCTGGAACTACTTCCAGTACCTGGTTCTCCCCGCCACTGCCCTGGGCACCAGCCTCGCGGCGGTGACAGTACGAATGACGCGTTCGTCGATGCTGGAGGTGCTTGGCCAGGACTACATCCGCACCGCCGACTCCAAGGGCCTGAGGCCGCTCTCAGTCATCGGTGTCCATGGGCTACGGAACGCCCTCATCCCCGTCGTGACCGTGGTCGGCATCCAGGCCGGGGCCTTGCTCGGCGGAACGGTCGTCATCGAGCAGGTCTTCTCCTGGCCGGGTCTGGGCACATTGGTGATCCAAGCGATCGGCAACCGGGATTACGCCGTGGTCCAAGGCACCGTGCTCTTCCTGGCCGCCTTCTTCGTCCTCGTCAGTCTCATCGTGGACATCCTCTACCTCTACCTGGATCCGAGGTTGCGTCATCGTGGTTAA